A single genomic interval of Methyloceanibacter caenitepidi harbors:
- a CDS encoding NAD-dependent succinate-semialdehyde dehydrogenase codes for MQLKTPILIKDQCLIGGAWTGTPVDDITNPATGAVVGRVPDLGAHETRVAIEAADRAFRAWSGLLAGERAKVLRRWYELQQQHAEDLARLMTAEQGKPLAEARAEIDYGSSFTEFYAEEARRVLGEIIPTPKHSGRVLVMKQPVGVVGAITPWNFPFAMITRKISPALAAGCTVVVKPAPETPLTALALAELACQAGFPPGVLNVITGNAEAIGGELTSNRLVRMITFTGSTEVGKLLMRQSADTVKKLSLELGGNAPFIVFDDAGLDAAVAGAIASKFRNSGQTCVSANRILVQSGIYDRFAERLTEAVSDLRVGDGTEQGVTQGPLINEAGLDKVELHVRDAVAKGAKVLTGGVRHELGRTFFTPTVLTDVTPDMRIANEETFGPVAALFRFRDEEEAVALANDTPFGLAAYFFTENISRAWRVAEALEYGMIGVNEGMISSALAPFGGVKESGQGREGSHHGIEEFLELKYVMMGGLDNGSPR; via the coding sequence ATGCAACTCAAGACACCGATCCTTATCAAGGACCAATGCCTGATCGGCGGTGCCTGGACAGGCACGCCGGTGGACGACATCACCAATCCGGCGACCGGCGCCGTCGTCGGCCGCGTTCCCGATCTCGGCGCGCATGAGACCCGCGTGGCTATTGAGGCCGCGGATCGCGCCTTTCGGGCTTGGAGCGGCTTGCTGGCAGGTGAGCGGGCGAAAGTCCTGCGCCGTTGGTACGAACTCCAGCAGCAGCACGCGGAAGACCTCGCCCGTCTCATGACCGCCGAGCAGGGCAAGCCCCTCGCCGAGGCGCGCGCCGAGATCGATTACGGGTCTTCTTTCACGGAGTTCTACGCCGAGGAGGCACGGCGCGTGCTAGGGGAGATCATCCCGACGCCCAAGCACAGCGGTCGCGTCCTTGTCATGAAGCAGCCGGTCGGCGTCGTCGGGGCCATCACCCCGTGGAATTTCCCGTTTGCGATGATCACGCGCAAGATCTCGCCGGCCCTCGCCGCGGGCTGCACCGTCGTCGTGAAGCCGGCGCCAGAGACGCCGCTCACCGCGTTGGCGCTGGCGGAGCTGGCCTGCCAGGCCGGATTCCCGCCGGGCGTTCTCAATGTCATCACCGGCAACGCCGAGGCGATCGGTGGCGAACTGACCTCCAACCGGCTCGTGCGGATGATCACCTTCACCGGATCCACCGAGGTTGGGAAGCTGCTGATGCGCCAGTCGGCCGACACGGTGAAGAAACTCTCCTTGGAACTCGGCGGCAATGCCCCGTTTATCGTATTCGACGACGCCGGGCTCGATGCGGCCGTCGCCGGTGCCATCGCCTCGAAGTTCCGGAATTCCGGGCAGACCTGCGTCAGCGCCAACCGTATTCTGGTTCAGAGCGGTATCTACGATCGCTTCGCCGAACGGCTCACGGAGGCTGTTTCCGACCTGAGGGTGGGCGACGGCACCGAACAGGGCGTGACGCAAGGCCCGCTCATCAACGAGGCCGGGCTCGACAAGGTCGAGTTGCATGTGCGGGACGCGGTCGCGAAAGGCGCCAAGGTTCTGACAGGCGGCGTCCGGCACGAGCTTGGGCGAACGTTCTTCACACCTACCGTGTTGACCGACGTGACGCCGGATATGCGGATCGCCAACGAAGAGACCTTCGGGCCCGTCGCGGCGCTCTTCCGCTTCCGCGATGAGGAGGAGGCGGTCGCGCTGGCGAACGATACGCCGTTCGGTCTTGCGGCCTATTTCTTCACGGAGAATATTTCGCGCGCCTGGCGGGTGGCCGAGGCGCTCGAATATGGCATGATCGGCGTCAACGAAGGGATGATCTCTTCGGCATTGGCCCCGTTCGGCGGCGTGAAGGAGTCGGGTCAGGGGCGCGAAGGCTCCCACCACGGCATCGAAGAATTCCTGGAGCTGAAATACGTCATGATGGGGGGCCTCGATAACGGGAGTCCCCGATAG
- a CDS encoding HAD-IA family hydrolase: MFEGATIVFDLDGTLVDTAPDLTNALNHALQLHGHRTVEPALVREAVGRGAAAMIYEALGIESGTEAIFKDFLIYYEANIATESRPFPGAVALLERLAARGARLAVCTNKRARLANLLLEALELDRHFGAIAGRDTFETCKPHPGHLLGAVAASAGDPARAVMVGDSAVDIEAAQRAGIPSILVTFGYSPPSPEGPRPSAVIDSFETLEYQAEILLKRLTDHDPTRS; encoded by the coding sequence ATGTTCGAGGGTGCGACAATTGTTTTCGATCTCGACGGCACGCTGGTCGACACCGCGCCGGACCTTACGAATGCCCTCAATCATGCCCTGCAACTGCATGGACACCGGACCGTGGAGCCGGCGCTCGTCCGCGAGGCGGTGGGACGCGGCGCAGCGGCCATGATTTACGAGGCGCTGGGGATCGAATCCGGCACGGAAGCGATTTTCAAGGACTTCCTCATCTACTACGAGGCCAATATCGCCACGGAGAGCCGCCCCTTCCCTGGTGCCGTGGCGCTGCTGGAGCGCCTCGCGGCCCGCGGCGCGCGCCTCGCCGTCTGCACCAACAAGCGGGCGCGCCTCGCCAATCTCCTCCTGGAAGCGCTGGAGCTCGACCGTCATTTCGGGGCGATCGCGGGCCGCGACACGTTCGAGACGTGCAAGCCGCATCCGGGTCACCTCCTGGGCGCCGTTGCCGCCAGTGCGGGCGATCCGGCCCGTGCCGTGATGGTGGGCGACAGCGCCGTCGACATCGAGGCAGCCCAACGAGCCGGAATTCCGTCGATCTTGGTCACATTCGGCTATTCCCCGCCGTCGCCGGAAGGCCCCCGCCCTAGCGCCGTCATCGACAGCTTCGAGACCCTGGAATACCAAGCCGAAATCCTGCTCAAACGCTTGACAGACCACGACCCGACCCGTTCCTAA
- a CDS encoding hAT transposon family protein has product MITANARRIAGLLDALAQGDERRLRLEGGQLKGRVSKADRQAGVEHWLKTRGDRYPLLAKALREALAFKALRAASEPDPASIKTRSSFRDLQRHMNRLRFEGIPL; this is encoded by the coding sequence ATGATAACCGCCAACGCCAGACGCATCGCCGGACTGCTCGACGCCTTGGCCCAGGGCGACGAGCGCCGTCTCCGTCTGGAAGGCGGACAGTTGAAGGGCCGCGTCTCCAAGGCCGACCGTCAGGCAGGCGTAGAGCACTGGCTCAAGACGAGGGGCGACCGCTATCCGCTCCTGGCCAAGGCGCTGCGCGAGGCGCTCGCGTTCAAGGCGCTCCGTGCCGCGTCCGAGCCGGATCCGGCGTCCATCAAAACTCGATCCTCGTTCCGTGACCTGCAGCGCCACATGAACCGGCTCCGTTTCGAAGGGATACCGCTATGA
- a CDS encoding bifunctional DNA primase/polymerase, which yields MKKNDNEASQDDEALRWALRLASMRYRVVPVHTIREDGTCSCGLPNDADKHKPGKHPILKGWEKKASFDADTIRAWWKELGPCNWGVMCEEIFAFDKDGPQADEVIRELEERYGTLAPTWMTVSGRGGHILYRQPSKRLDFVETHRDMQIISGTRYILVPGSRHVSGRRYEWVKGHSPDDIEIAPCPEFLRNGWPGAASNKDQSTSGNDWAALWDAPLNEGGRNNTATSLTGHLLGHGLGSEEAKRIVGAWNERVCSPPLSASEVNGVVDSIWQRQREKNEASDTPTPEWPTLDDAAYYGLIGSIVRTVEPHSEADPAALLFQLMIGVGSIIGRKVYYLVEADRHHANEFIAIVGNTAKARKGLSYNRVKAVLSYVDDQWTRNCELSGLSSGEGLIHAIRDAVKGTNKDGEEVTTDPGVEDKRLLVMEAEFASILSVMERQGSIVSQNMRKAWDSQPLRNMNKNSPYRVEEPHVSMIAHITVDELRSRLNKTETANGFANRVMLVLARRSKLLPLGGSLEERDVEYLGRQLLDVIEKVTQSGRDADTPVRVGLSPEAEKMWCGMYEELSEGRPGLLGFLVARSEAHVIRLALIYAVADGVTTIGEEHLKAALALWDYCEQSTRYLFGDRLGDPVADDILTALRRHPDGLTRSQISNLFGRNKRKEEVAEALKQLVAHGLARSSEAETQGRTAELWRHVRPGE from the coding sequence GTGAAGAAGAATGACAACGAGGCCTCGCAGGACGACGAGGCCCTGAGATGGGCATTGAGGCTTGCCTCGATGCGCTATCGGGTGGTGCCGGTCCATACGATCAGGGAGGACGGAACGTGCTCGTGCGGGCTACCGAACGACGCGGACAAGCACAAGCCGGGCAAGCATCCCATACTGAAAGGCTGGGAGAAGAAGGCGTCGTTTGACGCCGACACCATCAGGGCATGGTGGAAGGAGCTGGGCCCGTGTAACTGGGGCGTGATGTGCGAGGAGATCTTCGCGTTCGACAAGGACGGACCGCAGGCCGACGAGGTCATCCGCGAACTCGAGGAGCGGTACGGGACGCTCGCCCCTACGTGGATGACCGTGAGCGGCAGAGGAGGACATATCCTCTACCGCCAGCCAAGCAAGCGCCTGGACTTCGTGGAGACACACCGGGACATGCAGATCATATCCGGGACGCGCTACATCCTGGTGCCCGGATCCCGGCACGTCAGCGGGCGGCGCTACGAATGGGTGAAGGGACACAGCCCGGACGACATCGAGATCGCCCCTTGCCCCGAGTTCCTCCGCAACGGCTGGCCTGGCGCTGCCTCGAACAAGGACCAGTCGACCAGCGGCAACGACTGGGCCGCGTTGTGGGACGCCCCTTTGAACGAGGGCGGCAGGAACAACACGGCCACGTCACTCACCGGGCACCTCCTCGGCCACGGCCTCGGATCCGAAGAGGCCAAGCGCATCGTCGGCGCGTGGAACGAACGCGTGTGCTCCCCACCGCTGTCTGCTTCCGAGGTCAACGGCGTCGTGGACAGCATCTGGCAACGGCAGCGTGAGAAGAACGAGGCCAGCGACACGCCGACGCCTGAATGGCCGACCCTCGACGATGCCGCCTATTACGGATTGATCGGCAGCATCGTCAGGACGGTCGAACCTCATTCCGAGGCCGACCCTGCGGCGCTCCTTTTCCAGCTGATGATCGGCGTAGGGAGCATCATCGGACGCAAGGTCTACTACCTGGTCGAGGCAGACCGGCATCACGCGAACGAGTTCATCGCCATCGTCGGTAATACGGCCAAGGCTCGAAAGGGCCTGTCGTACAATCGCGTGAAGGCCGTCCTGTCGTACGTGGACGACCAGTGGACAAGGAATTGCGAGCTGTCCGGGCTGTCGTCCGGGGAGGGACTGATCCACGCGATCAGGGACGCGGTCAAGGGCACCAACAAGGACGGAGAGGAGGTCACGACCGACCCAGGCGTCGAGGACAAGCGCCTCCTGGTCATGGAGGCCGAGTTCGCCAGCATCCTGTCCGTCATGGAACGCCAAGGCTCCATCGTCAGTCAGAACATGCGCAAGGCCTGGGACAGCCAACCCTTGCGCAACATGAACAAGAACAGCCCGTATAGGGTCGAGGAGCCGCACGTCTCCATGATCGCACACATCACCGTGGACGAGCTGCGCAGCCGGTTGAACAAGACCGAGACCGCGAACGGCTTCGCCAATCGCGTGATGCTCGTCCTCGCAAGGAGGAGCAAGCTCCTCCCACTCGGCGGCAGTCTCGAAGAACGCGACGTCGAGTATCTGGGACGCCAACTCCTCGATGTCATTGAAAAGGTCACGCAGTCGGGACGCGATGCCGACACGCCCGTACGCGTCGGGCTCTCGCCCGAGGCCGAGAAGATGTGGTGCGGCATGTATGAAGAACTCAGCGAGGGACGCCCGGGCCTGCTGGGCTTCCTGGTCGCGAGGTCTGAGGCGCACGTCATCCGGCTGGCGCTCATATACGCGGTGGCAGACGGCGTCACGACGATTGGCGAGGAGCACCTGAAGGCGGCACTGGCTCTGTGGGATTACTGCGAGCAGAGCACGCGCTACCTGTTCGGGGACAGGCTCGGGGATCCGGTGGCCGACGACATCTTGACGGCGCTGAGGAGACACCCGGACGGCCTGACCAGATCCCAGATCTCCAATCTCTTCGGACGGAACAAGCGCAAGGAAGAAGTGGCCGAGGCGTTGAAGCAGCTCGTGGCCCACGGCCTTGCGCGGAGCAGCGAGGCTGAGACCCAGGGGAGGACGGCTGAGCTGTGGCGGCACGTGCGGCCCGGGGAGTAG
- a CDS encoding helix-turn-helix transcriptional regulator, whose translation MRVLSIEELGQKGIRFSRTHIYRLIRKNEFPRPIRLGEQRVAFVEDEIDAWLRSKIEERDSPAEKKEIARRTSQATKMVRKGNASRKSRRAA comes from the coding sequence ATGAGGGTCCTTTCCATAGAAGAATTGGGTCAGAAGGGCATCCGCTTTTCGCGAACCCACATCTACCGCCTGATCCGCAAGAACGAGTTCCCCCGGCCCATCCGGCTGGGCGAGCAGCGCGTCGCATTCGTCGAGGACGAGATCGACGCGTGGCTCCGGTCCAAGATCGAGGAGCGGGACAGCCCCGCCGAGAAGAAGGAAATCGCACGCCGCACGTCCCAGGCGACGAAGATGGTCCGGAAGGGCAATGCGTCCCGCAAGTCGCGGAGGGCTGCGTGA
- a CDS encoding tyrosine-type recombinase/integrase, whose product MADKKVLTDRAINALKPAPTGKRVTVHDALVPGLVVRVTDRGHKAFYLSARLPPNNQGGRRLIGEYGKVGLDEARDTARRWHELIRKGVDPKDEQRRVKDAARREQASRFSLVAERFLERTSNQRRAKDVRRIVEGVLLPEWGDMMLADITRADVVGIVSDIAPRAPAQARAVFGVARALFNWAIEVYELDASPCDRVNLERLIGKRRKRDRVLNDDELKAFWAATEEMGYPYGTMFRLLLLTGARKNEILQARWSEIDTGKALLVIPPERFKSDRTHLIPLSRHALSLLEGVPRTDAGVYVFSTTLGARPVSKIAEAKARLDGIMRKALPDIPHWVTHDLRRTLRTRLASLRVPGNIAELVLGHGKRGLEQTYDQHEYLDEMREALEAWAGRLRDIVEPPPDNVLSLTGRNAG is encoded by the coding sequence ATGGCAGACAAGAAGGTCCTTACTGATCGCGCGATCAACGCGCTGAAGCCCGCACCAACGGGCAAGCGCGTCACCGTGCACGACGCCCTGGTCCCCGGGCTCGTGGTCCGCGTGACGGACAGGGGCCACAAGGCGTTCTACCTGAGCGCACGCCTGCCCCCGAACAACCAGGGCGGCCGCAGGCTCATCGGGGAGTACGGCAAGGTCGGGCTCGACGAGGCGCGGGACACCGCGCGCCGCTGGCACGAGCTCATACGCAAGGGCGTGGATCCGAAGGACGAGCAGCGCAGGGTCAAGGACGCCGCCCGTCGCGAGCAGGCCAGCCGCTTCTCCCTCGTTGCAGAGCGCTTCCTAGAGCGCACGTCGAACCAGCGCAGGGCCAAGGACGTGCGCCGCATCGTGGAGGGCGTGCTGTTGCCGGAGTGGGGCGACATGATGCTGGCCGACATCACGCGCGCCGACGTCGTCGGCATCGTCAGCGACATCGCTCCCCGTGCACCGGCCCAGGCCCGCGCGGTATTCGGCGTCGCGCGGGCTCTGTTCAACTGGGCAATCGAGGTCTACGAGCTGGACGCGTCCCCGTGCGACCGCGTCAACCTGGAGCGCCTCATCGGGAAGCGCCGGAAGCGCGACCGCGTCCTGAACGACGACGAGCTCAAGGCGTTCTGGGCAGCGACCGAAGAGATGGGATACCCGTACGGCACGATGTTCCGCCTGCTCCTGCTGACCGGCGCACGCAAGAATGAAATCCTGCAGGCGCGCTGGAGCGAGATTGATACGGGCAAGGCGCTCCTCGTCATCCCACCGGAGCGCTTCAAGTCAGACCGCACGCACCTCATCCCCTTGAGCAGGCACGCGCTGTCGCTGCTTGAAGGCGTCCCGCGCACCGACGCCGGTGTGTACGTCTTCTCGACGACGCTGGGCGCGAGGCCCGTTTCGAAGATCGCGGAGGCCAAGGCGCGACTGGACGGGATCATGCGCAAGGCGCTCCCCGACATCCCCCACTGGGTCACGCATGACCTGCGCCGGACGCTGCGCACGCGGCTGGCCTCCCTGCGGGTGCCGGGGAACATCGCTGAGCTGGTGCTGGGGCACGGCAAGCGCGGTCTTGAGCAGACGTACGACCAGCACGAATATCTCGATGAGATGCGCGAGGCGCTGGAGGCATGGGCGGGACGGCTGCGGGACATCGTGGAGCCGCCCCCGGACAACGTGTTGAGCCTCACAGGGCGTAACGCCGGGTAA
- a CDS encoding molybdopterin-binding protein, with translation MTKSILTRRQLIRFGALGASSLALGGCEQFDLLGIRNSNVRNFVEKANDLTYYVQRFLIGDALAREYPESEIRQPQRPNGSTNPQTPEYLALKAADFSGYRLSVSGLVETPKSYSLSELRNMPSRTQITRHDCVEGWSCIAKWTGTPLSVVLDEVKLKPAARYLVFHCYDTMGSGRGGPAHYYESCDLADAWHPQTILAYGLNDQVLPVSNGAPIRVRIERQLGYKQPKYLRAIEAVSSFADIGRGKGGYWEDRGYEWYAGI, from the coding sequence ATGACGAAATCTATACTCACGCGTCGGCAACTGATCCGCTTCGGAGCGCTCGGCGCCTCGTCCTTGGCCCTGGGTGGGTGCGAGCAGTTCGACCTTCTTGGAATTCGGAACAGCAACGTTCGCAACTTTGTCGAAAAGGCCAACGACCTAACCTATTACGTCCAGCGTTTCTTGATTGGCGATGCGCTGGCGCGCGAATATCCGGAAAGCGAAATTCGCCAGCCTCAGAGGCCAAACGGATCGACCAATCCGCAGACGCCGGAGTACTTGGCGCTCAAGGCCGCCGATTTCTCCGGTTACCGGCTGTCCGTCTCCGGCCTCGTGGAAACGCCGAAATCCTATTCGCTGTCGGAACTCCGGAATATGCCTTCGCGCACGCAGATTACGCGGCACGACTGCGTGGAGGGCTGGAGTTGCATTGCCAAGTGGACGGGCACGCCTCTGTCGGTCGTGTTGGACGAGGTGAAGCTGAAGCCTGCCGCGCGCTACCTCGTATTCCATTGCTACGACACGATGGGAAGCGGACGGGGCGGACCGGCCCATTATTATGAGAGCTGCGATCTCGCAGACGCCTGGCATCCTCAGACCATCCTCGCCTATGGCTTGAACGATCAGGTGCTGCCCGTGTCCAACGGGGCGCCGATCCGCGTCAGGATCGAGCGGCAACTCGGCTACAAGCAGCCTAAATACCTTCGCGCCATCGAGGCGGTGAGCAGCTTTGCAGACATCGGCCGTGGCAAGGGCGGCTATTGGGAAGACCGCGGCTACGAGTGGTACGCCGGTATCTGA
- a CDS encoding cytochrome b/b6 domain-containing protein: protein MHQGDEIAPSEGRHRSKSEGELVYRQSLWTRATHWTWVICLFFLLFSGLQIFNARPDLYIGQQSGFAFDNSILSMSAVRTPDGPRGVTTIFGREFDTTGVFGVSGTAEKPQIRGFPAALTIPSYRDLATGRVIHFFFAWLLVATLFVWFVASLVNGHLRRDITPTGGDLARLPQDIADHARFRFHHTGQYNVLQKLSYGIVFFVLFPVIVLTGLTMSPGMDAAWPWLLDIFGGRQTARTIHFIAMTLLVLFFLVHIAMVIAAGPINELRSMVTGWYRTDPESKDDPTQ, encoded by the coding sequence ATGCATCAAGGGGACGAAATAGCGCCGTCCGAAGGGCGCCACCGGTCCAAGTCCGAGGGCGAACTGGTCTACCGCCAGTCGCTGTGGACCCGGGCGACCCATTGGACCTGGGTCATCTGTCTGTTTTTTCTGTTGTTCTCCGGCCTGCAGATCTTCAACGCCCGGCCCGACCTTTATATCGGTCAGCAGAGCGGGTTCGCCTTCGATAATTCCATCCTGTCCATGAGTGCAGTCAGGACACCCGACGGGCCGCGCGGCGTCACCACGATTTTTGGCCGTGAGTTCGACACCACGGGCGTATTCGGCGTGAGCGGCACGGCCGAGAAGCCACAGATCCGCGGCTTCCCTGCCGCGCTGACGATACCATCCTACCGCGATCTGGCCACGGGCCGCGTCATCCACTTCTTCTTCGCGTGGCTTCTGGTCGCGACACTCTTCGTCTGGTTCGTCGCCAGCCTTGTGAACGGCCATCTACGCCGCGACATCACGCCGACAGGAGGCGATCTCGCCCGTCTTCCGCAAGACATCGCCGACCACGCGCGCTTTCGCTTTCATCACACCGGGCAGTACAACGTGCTGCAGAAACTAAGCTACGGCATCGTTTTCTTCGTGCTGTTCCCCGTCATCGTTCTCACGGGCCTTACGATGAGCCCCGGCATGGACGCGGCCTGGCCCTGGCTGCTCGATATCTTTGGCGGGCGTCAAACCGCGCGCACCATCCACTTCATTGCGATGACGCTGCTCGTCCTGTTCTTCCTCGTTCACATCGCGATGGTTATTGCCGCGGGCCCGATCAACGAACTGCGATCCATGGTGACGGGCTGGTATCGCACGGACCCAGAGTCGAAGGACGACCCCACACAATGA
- a CDS encoding cation:proton antiporter, producing the protein MTTEWGLLAVAALVFAYALCGKRLADSILTGPMLFLFAGWGFHTLGLIELGHGAEGLYVLAEISLIVLLFADAAAIDPRLLWKGASIPARMLILGLPFAILFGFGFAAGLLPAWPLWELALVAAILAPTDAALSQPIITDPRVPERIGRSLSAESGLNDGFALPFILFFGCFAVGGVHDQVQVPWWVFVGEQVGLGALIGGAIGYGGGWLLRIAQDRGLTSDGFGGIAVLALAGLAYLAAQAGHGNGFLAAFAAGLAFGEVLRGRSRFVFEFIETEGQILTVLSFFVIGAVLLPEGLPHATWPMVALVLASLFVLRPAAIWLSLVGAGIGTKEKLFYGWFGPRGLATALFALLVLDAFDLLKMRDEILAIAAIAVLLSCVLHGLTAAPAARLFEKDAADEEGESGDTLTDT; encoded by the coding sequence ATGACAACTGAATGGGGTCTCTTGGCGGTCGCTGCACTGGTGTTTGCCTACGCGCTCTGCGGCAAGCGTTTGGCCGACAGCATCCTCACCGGCCCCATGTTGTTTCTGTTCGCCGGCTGGGGTTTCCACACTCTCGGCCTGATCGAGCTCGGCCACGGAGCGGAAGGTCTCTACGTTCTCGCCGAGATCAGCCTCATCGTGCTGCTGTTTGCAGACGCTGCCGCGATCGATCCGCGGCTCCTGTGGAAAGGCGCATCCATCCCGGCGCGCATGCTCATCCTCGGACTACCGTTCGCAATTCTCTTCGGCTTCGGCTTTGCTGCCGGACTGCTGCCGGCGTGGCCACTGTGGGAACTGGCGCTGGTCGCGGCGATCCTGGCTCCGACCGACGCGGCGCTCAGCCAGCCGATCATCACGGACCCGCGCGTACCTGAGCGGATCGGCCGATCGCTCTCGGCTGAAAGCGGGTTGAACGACGGCTTCGCCCTGCCCTTCATCCTGTTCTTCGGGTGTTTTGCCGTGGGCGGCGTCCACGATCAGGTTCAGGTGCCTTGGTGGGTCTTCGTCGGCGAGCAGGTCGGACTTGGCGCGCTTATTGGCGGCGCCATCGGCTATGGCGGCGGATGGCTCTTGCGCATCGCCCAGGACCGGGGGCTGACGTCGGACGGCTTTGGCGGGATCGCCGTCCTGGCACTCGCGGGACTGGCTTATCTCGCAGCCCAGGCCGGTCACGGAAACGGATTCCTTGCTGCTTTCGCGGCGGGCCTGGCTTTTGGCGAGGTACTGCGCGGCCGAAGCCGTTTCGTCTTCGAGTTTATCGAGACCGAGGGGCAGATCTTGACCGTGCTGTCCTTCTTCGTGATCGGCGCCGTGCTGCTGCCGGAAGGGCTGCCACACGCGACATGGCCCATGGTGGCTCTTGTGTTGGCAAGCCTGTTCGTATTGCGCCCGGCCGCGATCTGGCTCTCGCTTGTCGGCGCCGGCATCGGCACGAAGGAGAAGCTGTTCTACGGCTGGTTCGGCCCGAGGGGCCTGGCGACAGCGCTCTTTGCGCTGTTGGTGCTCGATGCCTTCGACCTCCTGAAGATGCGCGACGAGATCCTGGCCATCGCCGCAATTGCTGTGCTGCTCAGCTGCGTTCTGCATGGGCTGACCGCCGCACCCGCTGCGCGATTGTTCGAGAAAGACGCTGCTGACGAGGAAGGCGAATCCGGGGACACCCTCACAGACACGTGA
- a CDS encoding fasciclin domain-containing protein produces MLFTVSAANAMSKDIVDTAAGAGQFKTLVAAVEAAGLVDTLKGDGPFTVFAPTDEAFAKLPDGTVEDLLKPENKDKLVAILTYHVVPGKIMSGDISGKSSEVKTVQGDTLNVDATDGVKVDEAKVVKADIDASNGVIHVIDTVVMPN; encoded by the coding sequence ATGCTCTTCACCGTCTCAGCCGCGAATGCGATGTCCAAGGACATCGTTGATACGGCCGCAGGCGCCGGTCAGTTCAAGACCCTCGTCGCAGCGGTCGAGGCCGCGGGTCTGGTCGATACGCTGAAGGGCGATGGCCCATTCACAGTGTTCGCCCCGACGGACGAGGCCTTCGCCAAGCTCCCTGACGGCACGGTGGAGGACCTGCTGAAGCCTGAGAACAAGGACAAGCTTGTTGCGATCCTCACCTATCACGTCGTTCCCGGAAAGATCATGTCCGGCGACATCTCGGGTAAGTCCTCCGAGGTGAAGACGGTGCAGGGTGACACGCTCAATGTCGACGCGACGGATGGTGTGAAGGTCGACGAAGCGAAAGTCGTGAAGGCTGATATCGACGCCTCGAACGGCGTGATCCACGTGATCGATACCGTGGTGATGCCGAACTAG
- a CDS encoding DoxX family protein: MADRLQTDWAPRILSIVRIVAALIFMEHGTSKLLGFPSGGFSPEAFSLPWVAGILEIVGGALLVVGLFTRPTAFVLSGLMAFAYWLAHAPKSVYPLLNGGDAAILFCFIFLYIAFAGGGPWSVDEMLRKKS, translated from the coding sequence ATGGCCGATCGATTGCAGACCGACTGGGCGCCGCGCATTTTGAGTATCGTGCGCATCGTCGCCGCGCTGATCTTCATGGAGCACGGAACATCCAAGCTGCTCGGATTTCCGAGTGGCGGTTTCTCGCCCGAGGCTTTTAGCTTGCCTTGGGTCGCCGGCATTCTCGAGATTGTCGGCGGCGCGCTGCTCGTGGTGGGGCTGTTCACGCGGCCGACAGCTTTCGTGCTGTCCGGCTTGATGGCGTTTGCCTATTGGCTGGCCCATGCGCCGAAGAGCGTCTATCCGCTGTTGAACGGCGGCGATGCTGCCATCCTGTTCTGCTTCATCTTCCTGTACATCGCCTTCGCGGGCGGCGGACCTTGGAGTGTCGATGAGATGTTGAGGAAGAAATCCTGA